One genomic segment of Terrihabitans soli includes these proteins:
- a CDS encoding transglutaminase-like cysteine peptidase, producing the protein MAQPALAAVEPQLSQPAPELPAPDLKAAALPTDGSVFSSVAFQIGGIPGKARWASVRSAAIDTGCGEACPAGKEIGAAIDAAKGKPVAERLSAINSAVNRAIAYQSDREIYGTRDYWAKPQETIKRAKGDCEDFAILKMAALKAAGVPEQNMTLVVLRDTRRNLFHAVLAVATERGQFILDNLRMDVPRDTSLGNYQALYSMNADRTFIHGYKSGNRVAGGMSSLGNVQPGEGV; encoded by the coding sequence TTGGCCCAGCCCGCCCTTGCGGCGGTCGAACCGCAGCTGAGCCAGCCTGCCCCGGAACTGCCGGCGCCTGACCTTAAGGCGGCGGCGCTGCCGACCGACGGCTCGGTCTTCTCTTCGGTGGCTTTCCAGATCGGCGGCATCCCCGGCAAGGCCCGCTGGGCATCCGTGCGCTCGGCCGCGATCGATACGGGCTGCGGCGAAGCCTGCCCGGCCGGCAAGGAGATCGGCGCGGCCATCGACGCCGCCAAGGGCAAACCTGTGGCGGAACGGCTTTCGGCCATCAACAGCGCCGTCAACCGCGCGATCGCCTATCAGAGCGACCGCGAGATCTATGGGACGCGCGACTATTGGGCGAAGCCCCAGGAGACGATCAAGCGTGCGAAGGGCGATTGCGAGGACTTTGCCATCCTCAAAATGGCAGCCCTCAAGGCCGCGGGCGTGCCCGAGCAGAACATGACGCTGGTCGTCCTGCGCGATACGCGCCGCAATCTCTTCCATGCGGTGCTCGCCGTTGCGACCGAGCGCGGCCAGTTCATTCTCGACAATCTGCGCATGGACGTGCCGCGCGACACCTCGCTCGGCAATTATCAGGCGCTGTATTCGATGAACGCGGACCGCACCTTCATCCACGGCTACAAGAGCGGCAACCGCGTCGCGGGCGGCATGTCGTCCCTCGGCAATGTCCAGCCGGGCGAAGGCGTCTAA